From a region of the Candidatus Niyogibacteria bacterium genome:
- the nusA gene encoding transcription termination/antitermination protein NusA, which translates to MDLKTISLAVNQIASEKGIEPQKIIDAITDSIAAAYKKEYRKRTEIIRAKFDLKTGDLKFWQIKTAVDLTTVRILEEEPTADEQAVAPAEKRQFIENEESELPRYNPERHIFIEEARVIKPDTILGEELEFPLESHQDFGRIAAQAAKQVVLQKIREAERTSVLTEFQNKEGEIISGVIQRFEKGNVFVDLGRAIGVMFYNETIPGEHYRIGERLRFYVVAVQDDSRLPGIILSRSHPKFINKLFSLEVPEIAEGVVELKAVAREPGSRTKIAVVSHADGVDPVGSCVGQRGTRVMAVTNELGQEKIDIAEWSDNPEKFIASALSPAKTKLVEILPRREARVLVSEDQLSLAIGKGGQNVRLAAKLTGWKIDVRSQSKPDELQEGGVAAAADAADAVTAEKKDEDADMKNEIAGIKSEETSEEKKTPKKTKTKKAAKSH; encoded by the coding sequence ATGGATCTAAAAACCATATCATTGGCCGTAAATCAGATTGCGTCTGAAAAGGGCATTGAGCCGCAAAAAATCATTGACGCCATAACCGATTCAATTGCTGCGGCTTATAAAAAAGAATATCGCAAAAGAACCGAAATCATACGGGCGAAGTTTGATTTAAAAACCGGAGATTTAAAATTTTGGCAGATAAAAACAGCGGTTGACCTTACAACGGTCAGAATCTTGGAGGAAGAGCCGACCGCTGATGAGCAGGCAGTTGCGCCGGCTGAAAAAAGGCAGTTTATTGAGAACGAAGAATCGGAATTGCCCCGTTATAATCCGGAAAGACATATTTTTATTGAAGAAGCGCGCGTCATAAAACCCGATACGATTTTAGGCGAGGAATTGGAATTTCCGCTTGAATCCCATCAGGACTTCGGCCGGATAGCGGCTCAAGCCGCCAAACAAGTGGTGTTGCAGAAAATCCGCGAAGCGGAAAGAACTTCAGTCTTGACTGAATTTCAAAATAAGGAAGGGGAAATAATCAGCGGAGTTATCCAACGTTTTGAAAAAGGCAATGTTTTTGTTGACTTGGGCCGGGCGATCGGCGTGATGTTTTATAATGAAACGATCCCGGGCGAGCATTATCGCATTGGCGAACGTTTGCGTTTTTATGTTGTGGCAGTGCAGGATGACAGCCGTTTGCCCGGTATTATTTTGTCCCGGAGCCATCCAAAATTTATCAACAAACTTTTTTCCCTGGAAGTGCCGGAAATCGCCGAAGGAGTTGTTGAACTTAAAGCCGTTGCGCGCGAACCGGGCAGCCGCACCAAAATAGCCGTGGTTTCCCATGCCGACGGCGTTGACCCGGTTGGTTCTTGCGTTGGCCAGCGGGGCACCCGCGTTATGGCTGTTACCAATGAGCTTGGACAAGAAAAAATAGACATTGCCGAGTGGTCCGATAACCCGGAAAAATTCATTGCCAGCGCGCTTTCGCCGGCAAAAACGAAACTGGTGGAAATCTTGCCGCGCCGCGAAGCCCGAGTGCTTGTTTCCGAAGATCAGCTAAGCCTGGCAATCGGCAAGGGCGGACAAAATGTCCGTTTAGCCGCGAAATTAACCGGCTGGAAAATTGATGTCCGTTCGCAATCAAAGCCTGATGAATTGCAGGAGGGCGGCGTGGCTGCTGCCGCTGATGCCGCTGATGCCGTAACAGCTGAAAAAAAAGACGAAGATGCGGATATGAAAAATGAAATAGCCGGAATAAAATCCGAAGAAACTTCGGAAGAAAAGAAAACACCGAAAAAAACTAAAACAAAAAAAGCCGCTAAATCCCATTAG
- a CDS encoding nucleotidyl transferase AbiEii/AbiGii toxin family protein, with the protein MFPNILTKPQQQALRVIAGNNALCERFYLTGGTALAGFYFGHRYSEDLDFFSFNEVDPLSIDIFLKQYKKELGFDSFQYQQNMNRNLYFLKYGADELKMEFTFFPFLQIDKPINNDGLRIDSAMDIAVNKLFTIYQRFAARDYIDLYILCEKQGYKIEDLLAQARVKFDWHIDPLQLGTQFFKANEAVDFPRMIVDIKPEQWRGFFIHEAEKLKDALI; encoded by the coding sequence ATGTTTCCTAATATTTTAACAAAACCCCAACAACAGGCTCTTCGCGTTATTGCCGGCAATAACGCGCTTTGTGAACGATTTTATTTAACAGGTGGAACTGCGCTTGCTGGATTTTATTTTGGTCATCGCTATTCTGAAGATTTAGATTTTTTTTCTTTTAATGAAGTGGACCCGTTAAGTATAGATATATTTTTAAAGCAATATAAAAAAGAACTCGGATTTGATTCATTTCAATATCAACAGAACATGAATCGCAATTTATATTTTTTAAAATATGGCGCTGATGAATTAAAAATGGAATTTACTTTTTTTCCTTTTTTGCAGATTGATAAACCAATTAATAATGATGGATTGCGGATTGACAGCGCAATGGATATTGCCGTTAATAAACTTTTTACGATATATCAACGTTTCGCGGCGCGCGATTATATTGATTTATATATATTGTGTGAAAAACAAGGGTATAAAATTGAGGATTTACTCGCGCAAGCGCGCGTGAAATTTGATTGGCATATTGATCCGCTTCAGCTTGGCACGCAATTTTTCAAGGCAAATGAAGCGGTGGATTTTCCCCGTATGATTGTTGATATTAAGCCCGAGCAGTGGCGCGGTTTTTTTATTCACGAAGCGGAGAAATTAAAAGACGCACTGATTTAA
- a CDS encoding aminotransferase class III-fold pyridoxal phosphate-dependent enzyme, with protein sequence MFEMNWHEKVKNRTSKEVLSLNKQYGITTTTVDYPFVPWKADKEFLFDRHDKKYIDFHSGIGCNNLGYRHRGILEAVSRQIYEHGIIGFVHHDYPNPWASELSEALCRITPGAFPKKVFFASTGTEAVEAAAKMCLKRNPQKKKFFSFKNGFHGRTLGALSFTNSKEIQKKDFPFGLGEGNVHYLPFPEQNTGIASFRWGYYFSRNDIKLHEFNGIIFELVQGEGGINVVDKKNIVDLIKILRENGLAIIVDEVQTGIMRTGKMFACNHYGIEPDIICLAKGLGSGMPISATVARAEFDFPEKGCHSNTHGGNALASVVALETLRIFSSWTAQDYSDLEEKIKILSEFSDGGLGMMQRIVCDSKKERDEIINRAYYKGLILLGAGEKNIRLMPPVIISKESLKEARKILESCY encoded by the coding sequence ATGTTCGAAATGAATTGGCATGAGAAAGTTAAAAATAGAACATCAAAAGAGGTTTTAAGTTTAAATAAACAATATGGCATCACCACTACGACTGTTGATTATCCCTTTGTGCCGTGGAAAGCGGACAAGGAATTTCTTTTTGATCGCCATGATAAAAAATATATTGATTTTCATTCCGGAATTGGCTGCAATAATTTAGGTTATCGCCACCGAGGCATTCTTGAGGCTGTCAGCCGGCAGATCTATGAGCACGGTATTATTGGTTTTGTCCATCATGATTATCCAAATCCTTGGGCTTCTGAATTAAGCGAAGCGCTTTGCAGAATAACTCCAGGCGCGTTTCCTAAAAAAGTATTTTTTGCAAGCACCGGAACAGAAGCGGTTGAAGCTGCGGCAAAAATGTGTTTAAAGCGCAATCCGCAAAAGAAGAAATTCTTTTCTTTTAAAAACGGATTTCACGGCCGTACCCTTGGGGCTTTAAGTTTTACGAACAGCAAAGAAATTCAAAAAAAAGATTTTCCGTTCGGACTTGGCGAAGGCAATGTGCATTATCTGCCTTTTCCGGAACAAAATACCGGAATAGCTTCTTTTAGATGGGGTTATTACTTCAGCCGTAACGATATCAAACTGCATGAGTTTAATGGGATTATTTTTGAACTGGTGCAGGGCGAAGGCGGAATTAATGTCGTCGATAAAAAAAATATTGTTGATCTTATAAAAATTTTAAGAGAAAATGGCCTTGCCATTATTGTTGACGAAGTGCAGACAGGAATAATGCGAACCGGTAAGATGTTTGCTTGCAATCATTATGGCATTGAGCCGGATATAATTTGCCTTGCCAAAGGTCTTGGGTCCGGCATGCCGATCAGCGCGACCGTTGCCAGAGCGGAGTTTGATTTTCCGGAAAAAGGCTGCCATTCCAATACCCATGGAGGCAACGCCCTTGCTTCGGTCGTAGCTTTGGAAACGCTTAGAATTTTCAGTTCCTGGACAGCGCAAGATTATTCGGATTTGGAAGAAAAAATAAAAATACTTTCTGAATTTTCGGACGGCGGTTTGGGGATGATGCAGAGAATAGTTTGCGATAGCAAAAAAGAACGCGATGAAATTATAAATCGCGCTTATTATAAAGGTTTGATTCTGCTCGGCGCCGGAGAAAAAAATATCAGGTTAATGCCTCCTGTAATAATCAGCAAAGAATCGTTAAAAGAGGCTCGCAAAATTCTGGAATCGTGTTACTGA
- a CDS encoding proteasome accessory factor PafA2 family protein, with translation MKNSIFGLETEYGAYPVKRQTNKPINMEAFSVKIDEYLKELIQYLIKNNFLENGARFYVDTGQHPELATPECSLVDDGVRYTRACNEILYSMKLPLEDKFKKNGLDIKITFRADNKAYAVPDASIYTTYGAHENYLMKRELYKNLFRNENNSLKYLLSFLATRVIYTGSGAIFMPNANENPPKPYGFVISPRAFFTECEVGTATTNQRPMANQRDEAHADPEEFARLHILCGETNRSDWSNWLKIGTTALVVAILNNKPRILNGLPLTEDGQNLASFRNISKARDPNRENFYYQGEQRMSPVKFQRLLLERVGEYVSQMPTREEENRIVEAWAKVLVMLENNDPKLDKMLDWKIKEKIMTKYAERKNIKAERMHDWDLAQIDIKYHDLGPNGLFEILEKEGAIERICTDEEIIDAMISPPKTTRALIRGNAIKFANQLEIMIRADWEFVNLYNIEYPLLNPFATHDQRLEDFIRMTLMEKLKKSPH, from the coding sequence ATGAAAAACAGCATCTTTGGGCTGGAAACCGAATACGGAGCTTATCCCGTAAAAAGACAAACGAACAAACCGATAAATATGGAGGCTTTTTCGGTAAAAATAGATGAATATTTAAAAGAATTAATACAGTATTTGATAAAAAATAATTTTTTAGAAAATGGCGCGCGCTTTTATGTTGACACCGGCCAACATCCTGAACTTGCCACCCCTGAATGTTCTCTTGTTGACGATGGCGTCAGATATACCAGAGCATGCAATGAAATTCTTTACAGCATGAAATTGCCGCTGGAAGATAAATTCAAAAAAAACGGTCTTGATATAAAAATAACATTTAGAGCCGATAATAAAGCTTACGCAGTGCCGGATGCAAGTATTTACACAACATACGGAGCTCATGAAAATTATTTGATGAAAAGAGAACTATATAAAAACCTTTTTAGAAATGAAAATAATTCGTTAAAATACTTATTATCTTTTCTTGCCACGAGAGTAATATATACAGGCTCCGGCGCTATTTTTATGCCTAATGCGAACGAAAATCCTCCAAAACCTTACGGGTTTGTAATTTCACCAAGAGCTTTTTTTACGGAATGCGAAGTTGGCACCGCTACAACTAACCAAAGACCGATGGCAAACCAACGAGACGAAGCGCACGCCGATCCTGAAGAATTCGCCAGGCTTCATATACTCTGCGGCGAGACTAATCGTAGCGACTGGTCTAATTGGCTCAAAATCGGTACCACAGCTCTTGTTGTTGCAATTTTAAACAACAAACCAAGAATACTTAATGGACTGCCTCTTACCGAGGATGGTCAAAACCTCGCTTCCTTCAGAAACATTTCAAAGGCCCGCGATCCAAACAGAGAAAATTTTTATTACCAGGGAGAACAACGAATGTCGCCGGTAAAATTCCAACGGCTTTTGCTTGAAAGGGTTGGTGAATACGTATCACAAATGCCGACACGAGAAGAAGAAAACCGCATCGTAGAAGCCTGGGCAAAAGTTTTAGTTATGCTTGAAAATAATGATCCTAAACTGGATAAAATGCTTGACTGGAAAATAAAAGAAAAAATTATGACAAAATATGCCGAAAGAAAAAATATTAAAGCTGAAAGGATGCATGACTGGGACCTGGCGCAAATTGATATCAAATATCATGACCTGGGACCAAACGGTCTTTTTGAAATTCTGGAAAAAGAAGGCGCAATTGAAAGAATTTGCACGGATGAAGAAATAATTGACGCCATGATTTCGCCGCCAAAAACAACAAGGGCGCTAATACGGGGGAACGCAATCAAATTTGCCAACCAACTAGAGATCATGATAAGAGCTGATTGGGAATTTGTTAATCTATACAACATTGAATATCCGCTACTAAATCCTTTTGCAACCCACGACCAACGGCTTGAAGATTTCATAAGAATGACGCTTATGGAAAAATTAAAAAAATCCCCCCATTAA
- a CDS encoding AAA family ATPase yields MPENQAPIKIPEKLIAIFSDTLVLFPNNSYAVKINKAVQRIIKEKMFINVSKANNDNLANGDIGVLMCIKSYKLNKTSAMLFIEGIGRVVIKEEETKNNCSEVSFMPFLEKNIPEDIWQTENIKNMLTELNKDVNVFINFIFAVFKHDNAIKASFSTNEIIQLKQWLASPTLAQASIMLDRICSLLSIGPDIVVYPKLMEILEEKEVAQRLKKVLALIKETYDVMQALTEEILTEKSQNNSHLRGIYEQKKDKMPAETAKFVLDLLQRFERLNPESAEYAMVQRQLETFLKYPFGIQNDDLTDLKKAEEILNEEHYGLEYVKDIILEYLAARILNPAKKGKVLCFIGPPGTGKTSLGKSIAKATNRKFVRVSLGGVKDEAEIRGHRSTYIGALPGKIIKGMIEAGSENPVFMIDEIDKIGKDYHGDPADTFLEIFDPEQNFNFVDHYFGVGVDLSKVIFISTGNIRETIPEALLDRMIIVEFRSYTEEEKLQIAKKFIIPKQIKECGLTKEAFERQNYELRQIEFSDDAVLAIIQEHTQEAGVRKLEKHIIMIGEKIARIIISQKTTIPPETEIVRRLKEDNTEEVVWQITAENINNYLEEPEYETALPDLSQPLPPGVIPILAVDNKGTGYISFVEVKHQIAEHRELIITGISGDLPEHETQVIKQSVKKSFDRAFFTDGVLEHKDIPENIRVHISFTDGAIPKTGPSAGLAIFLALYGYFNRKSIKPGMAITAEINLVRPTDGVGGIREKSFAAYRANAKEIIISQQNKRALKKIPQSLKEKIKFHLINEPEEAIAIAFPDN; encoded by the coding sequence ATGCCTGAAAATCAAGCGCCTATAAAAATTCCGGAAAAATTAATCGCTATTTTTTCCGATACTCTGGTGCTGTTTCCGAATAACAGCTATGCGGTAAAAATAAATAAAGCCGTACAGCGGATTATAAAAGAAAAAATGTTTATAAACGTTAGCAAGGCTAATAATGATAATTTAGCAAACGGAGATATTGGCGTTTTGATGTGCATTAAAAGCTATAAATTAAATAAAACGAGCGCAATGCTGTTTATTGAAGGAATTGGCCGTGTTGTTATCAAAGAAGAGGAAACCAAAAATAATTGTTCAGAGGTCAGCTTCATGCCTTTTTTGGAAAAAAATATTCCTGAAGATATTTGGCAAACTGAAAATATCAAAAACATGCTGACAGAGCTTAATAAAGATGTTAATGTCTTTATTAATTTTATTTTTGCGGTTTTTAAACATGACAATGCCATAAAAGCCAGTTTTAGCACTAATGAGATTATACAGTTAAAACAATGGTTGGCTTCCCCAACCCTTGCTCAAGCTTCAATTATGCTTGATCGTATTTGTTCTCTTCTTTCAATAGGACCCGATATCGTGGTTTATCCGAAATTAATGGAAATTTTGGAGGAAAAAGAAGTTGCGCAAAGATTGAAAAAAGTTTTAGCTCTTATAAAGGAAACCTATGACGTAATGCAAGCACTGACAGAAGAAATTCTAACGGAAAAATCCCAAAACAACAGTCATTTACGCGGAATTTATGAACAAAAAAAAGATAAAATGCCTGCGGAAACGGCAAAATTCGTGCTTGATCTGCTCCAACGTTTTGAACGGCTCAATCCTGAAAGCGCGGAATATGCTATGGTTCAACGACAGCTTGAAACCTTCTTAAAATACCCGTTCGGAATTCAAAATGATGATTTAACAGACTTAAAAAAAGCAGAGGAAATTCTTAATGAAGAACATTACGGCCTTGAATATGTCAAAGACATAATCTTGGAATATCTGGCGGCCAGAATTTTAAATCCGGCCAAAAAAGGCAAAGTGCTTTGCTTTATAGGCCCGCCGGGAACCGGAAAAACATCGCTGGGCAAATCAATTGCTAAAGCTACTAACAGAAAATTCGTCCGGGTTTCGCTGGGCGGCGTCAAAGATGAAGCAGAAATACGCGGTCATCGCTCAACTTACATCGGCGCTTTGCCGGGAAAAATAATCAAAGGAATGATTGAAGCGGGATCTGAAAATCCGGTTTTTATGATTGATGAAATTGATAAAATCGGAAAAGACTATCATGGCGATCCGGCTGATACGTTTTTAGAAATTTTTGACCCGGAACAAAATTTTAATTTTGTTGACCATTATTTTGGCGTTGGCGTGGATTTATCAAAAGTAATATTCATATCAACCGGTAATATCCGAGAAACCATTCCCGAAGCTTTGCTGGACAGGATGATTATTGTTGAATTCAGAAGCTATACTGAAGAAGAAAAACTTCAGATCGCGAAAAAATTTATTATTCCTAAACAAATTAAAGAATGCGGATTAACCAAAGAAGCGTTTGAACGGCAGAATTATGAATTGCGGCAAATTGAATTTAGCGATGATGCGGTTCTTGCCATTATTCAAGAACACACCCAAGAAGCCGGGGTAAGAAAACTGGAAAAGCATATAATAATGATTGGCGAAAAAATCGCAAGAATCATTATTTCTCAAAAAACAACAATTCCCCCTGAAACGGAAATTGTTCGCCGTCTAAAAGAAGACAATACCGAAGAAGTTGTTTGGCAAATAACCGCAGAGAACATTAATAATTATCTTGAGGAACCGGAATATGAAACAGCTTTGCCGGATTTAAGCCAACCTTTGCCGCCTGGAGTTATTCCAATACTGGCCGTTGATAATAAAGGCACCGGTTATATATCTTTTGTTGAAGTAAAGCATCAAATCGCGGAACATCGGGAATTAATTATCACCGGTATTAGCGGCGATCTGCCTGAACACGAAACTCAAGTGATTAAACAATCAGTCAAGAAATCTTTTGACAGGGCTTTTTTTACTGACGGGGTTTTGGAACATAAAGACATTCCTGAAAATATTCGCGTTCATATTTCCTTTACCGACGGCGCGATTCCTAAAACCGGACCTTCTGCCGGATTAGCGATTTTTTTAGCTCTTTACGGATATTTCAATAGAAAGTCCATAAAGCCGGGAATGGCAATAACCGCAGAAATTAATTTGGTGAGGCCAACAGACGGAGTGGGAGGAATAAGAGAAAAAAGTTTCGCGGCTTATCGCGCCAATGCCAAAGAAATAATAATCTCGCAACAAAATAAACGAGCTTTAAAAAAAATACCTCAATCTTTGAAAGAAAAAATTAAATTCCATTTGATTAATGAGCCGGAAGAAGCTATAGCAATCGCTTTTCCGGATAATTAA